In the genome of Arachis stenosperma cultivar V10309 chromosome 2, arast.V10309.gnm1.PFL2, whole genome shotgun sequence, the window taaaaatattttttttaagacgTTTACATGTGTCATGTTATTATtagacatttttattaaattggttaataatttattttttaataaatcagaaAAAATCGATTTATTAtagcaataataataaactcaattgtttgtattataattattagaccCGATTTGATGCGATCAAATTACACAATCTAAATcgaatatctttaaatttttttataaaaagataaatatattcctgattttttgttttatggatatttaaattcctaaaaatttaaaaaaacaattaaatctctaaaaaaaatagatttattattattgttataaaaaatcgattttattctaatttgttaAGAAATTTAAATTAACCGGTTCACGTCCAATAATAATGCGAAACATAAACGTCTTTACAAAAAGACATCTTAAATGTCTTGATGGGATCATCCCCCaaaaattattatctatttCACATTTCTAACCAAACTTTAATATGTGAAATACGTTGTTAGTCTTCAATCCTACGTGATTTTTATTCTCCTATTTTTCCTACGTgacaataattatttttattttaaaatataaaatataaaatagttttgAGAAAATTTTATTCCCCTTCTCTTCTGTGCGAGATGCTAAAATGATATTCTCCTCccctctattttataaatgtacatTCCTCTCCCTTCTAACATTTAAAAATTTCTTCTTTAGTCCATTTTAAACcttttgtgttaactaatgttaactttatccattttttaagaaaaaataaattatttttttaaaaaatacttattagcaaaaattttattttttattattaaattttgcttattaaaatattctttaataaattattttttaattgattaaattatatttttaaaatttatatactcttattaattattctattgtgaatttaatataaactttttttttattttcttctattttgagtaactatttaatttgatttttgtgTAAATGAAAACTACTCATATTATTCTAGGCATTTATTATAGAGAAAAGTTTAATAAATCAAATGATGAAAAGGTTGAGTATGTAGGAAGTGATactaaagaaaatagaagagtTAACGTTGATATATATTAAGCTCAcctatatatataagaatatcGAAATTATTCTCATATCAACATATATTAAGctcacctatatatatatatatatatatatatgtttgaaAAATTTGGACCTGGACTAAATCTAAAGCGTTTGGTGATTGGTTGAATATATTCTAAATATctcatttaaaataaaaaataaaaatataaagaggaaaaagaaaagaagaagaatgaagaaaaagtcATGATCTATAAACACAATGATGACTTTCCATTTTCAAGGGGTTGTTGAGTTCGTTGATGTGCCTCCATTTGCCATAAAAATCAACCTTTTGTCCAAATCATTCGTTTCGTATGACATACTTGGGGACAtacttctttccttctttcttttgtcTAATAACTAACGAAGGGCCCCGTAATCATACGGGTAAggtaaatttaataaaaattaattaatattaaattatttttagaataactaattaaatataaattttttattatctgattttattttaaagaaaattgcAAAAACATATACGTGAAAATTAAGATTGTCATTTAGTTACGATAAAcacattataaaaaaattgtaaactAAAGTAAATAAGTATTTAGAAGTAATTCATACAGAAAAGTAACTAAAATTATTCATGTGTAAAAACAAATTTTGACAAATATAGTTTTACAGATTTAATcttaaaaatttgttaatagTCATAGATAATAGCACACCctgaaaaaaaaagagctttTTTCTATGATTAAAGTCATCTCAACTTCATATGTTATATaacgattttggtccctaaaaTAGGGGTTGAAGATTTTTTTCGTCTTCGaccttttttttgttacaaaatggtCCCAAAAGtttaacttagttttaaaatcgtctttcaaataaaatatccTTTCTCTTTCTTCCCAAAATAAACCAGAAACAAAACAGAAGGTGAAGTTGAACCAGAACCCACCACCATCATCTTCATCGAAGCATCAGTAACAATAACAATGCAACAatgtaataaatattaaaaaaaagcaACCAGAAGCAAAAGCAGAAACAATGGAGTTAGAAGCAAAACCAAAACCAGAAGCACAAACAATCAGAAACAGAAGTAGaatgaaattgaattagaagcaaaaCCAGAACTAGAAGCACAAGCAATCAGAACCAGAAGCACAAGCAACCAGAAGCACAACCAGAAGTAGAATGAAATTAGAAACATAATCAGCagaaattaacaaaatcaacaaaCGGCGAGGAGCATAATCAGAAATCAATGTAATTAACAACATCAACAAATCCACAAATCAAACAAATTCATTAACATAAATAACAGAAATGGCAAGTAGCAGAAACGGCAAGGAGCAGAAACGGTCGAGAAGAAGAAACGGCCAGCAAAGAGCAGCGACAACCGGCGACTGAGCAAGGAGGAGCAGCAGAAATGGCGAGCGCTGGCATGACCTCAAACGACAATGACAGTGACACGAATCCAAGCCAGCGGTGATGCCAGCGAACTGTGGTTGTACTGGTGCGACGATGGAGAGGAGCAACAGTGGTGATGGACGGTGGTATCGGTGGTGATGCGAAGCATAGCGGTGAGTGATTCCCCCTATCCCCTTCCCCTTCTTCTTCCCTGTCCCTCACCCTCCGCGTGATTctccccttccccttccccttcgttttctttcttttatttttcttttttttaattttaaaatttgtttagtTAGGGataatttagtaataaaaattaaaattttagtaaaaatgatgattttaaaattaagttaaactTTTGGGATCATTTTTTAGCAAAAAAAGATCAGAgacgaaataaatttttagCTCCTACCTTAgagaccaaaatcgtacttaaccctacCACAAAAgtcatataaaattataaatatatattaacaaaGTGGCAGCCAAAATAAAAGTTAGATGATAATAAGAGAAATATAATTATAGATTTAAAAAAAGTATACATTATTATCTTTTCCAATACtgaattatattttggattTAAATTTAGTTCAAattgtttaaatttttcaaCTGCATCTGACTTTGTATCctagaaattaagaaaaaaaatgataaataatgaagaactccaaaaaaataaaaaggaggATACAAATTAAGTCAtcactattattttttaaatgctTCTTTAAGGAAAATATGTAGAGTTAACATGAAAAGAATTAAATAAATACCTAACCAACAAGGAATAAGAAAAAAGCTTCCACAAATTTTGAATAATACCATCAAAAACTATTAAACATTCacatttttttcctttgttaATCTACATATATTAATACAAACAATTGATATTAGCATGAAAATTCAAAGCCACTCTttgatatattaattattaggaCTTAAGAGACATTCATTTGTAAATACTAGATAACTCAGGTAAATTCtattaaattagtaaataattagtcaataaattaatttttaataatgaaaattagaaatgtgaatattaaattaaattatgataGAGCTCAttaaacgagaattttgacgttaattttaaaaaaatcggCCCAAGATTGGatcgaacgggccaaaccggttGAACCCGATCCAAACCGGGCCGGCCTAACACTTAAGTAAACCGAAGCCACTTCCTTTCCCAATTCAACAGAAGTGATGCTGAAAGCTTTCAGGGGAGGGAAGAAAAGAAATTTCCCCGAAACCTTATGGCAAAATTCAAATTACCGTAACTCTTCCGTCCGAGCTTTGATCGCCGCAACGTTTGTGGTCACGCGACCATCGGTaacaatttcataggtaacCTGCTTATTCACTCTCAGCCTTTTCTTCCCCAAGTTTTGAAAAATTAAGTGGAGGTATTGAATTCTTTTACtttttgatgttttaggatccaattagcttgaggaaaacattcactcttgcttatataaagcttgggtaaggtgaggatgCCATAAATCCTATTTAATTTACTGAATTCAtgctttgagtattaaattgggtatatatgtgttataaatgtgtattaggttgtgaataaataattggagttTGAAATTGTGAATATCAGAACTTGAAGGAAGCTGTTTTATTGGACTTTTGGGGGGCTGTGTTTATTTTAGTAAGTTACCTTGGACAATACGCGGAAAATCAGCCAATGTATGGTTCAGGTTTCTCGCATTTAATaataatgttctgtgaaaacttagcctagatgaccataggataagttggaatgcaTGTGTATATTTAATGTTTAGTATCTTGTTGATAAATATGTTTGGTTAGGTGCTTTTTGATTAATTGGTAGTTTGatgaattattgatttgaggtatAACTATGATAGAGGTTGTTAAGAtgatgaggaagagtatattgTGGTTTGATGTTTGTTGGTTGGTTGGTGATGCTTGATGAATTTTGGGAAATGTGTGTGCATCATTGTTGATTTAAAGAATAGATTGTTATGGTGGTTATTTTGATGATGAAGAAGGATATGTCATGTTGATAATTATAGGTATGATAATGAATGGAAATGAGATTTTTGAATGAAATAAGGTTTAGAAGATTTGTGGAACTTTGGTTTTGGGCCAAACTTCGGTGGGCTATAACTTAGCTTCCGAAACCCCAAATAATTGATTCcaacttattttaaataaaaattggattCGTGAAGTttatgccgttcgaagaacggaagaaaaatgatttaaaacgaTTGAGTTATGCCCGTCGGAAGTTTTGGTGTGAAATATGTAGCTATGCAGGTGATATTTCATGATTATGCAGCTTTCTTGTTGATCTGTTTTTTTGGAGAACGTatgtccacgcgtacgcgtggcatgaAATTTTTAACTGTGCATACGCAAGTAGCCCTATGCGTACGCGTAATGGACCAACATGCATGTCTATGCATACGCGTGGTGTGACATGAAGTATTCACCTACGCGTACGCATGATAAGGGGACGCACGCGCGAGCTGCATTTTCACACTTCCACGCctacgcgtgagccatgcgtacGCATTTCACTTTTTTCAGCAAACATGTTTTTTCTGAGTTTTAAACTCTATTTCAaacttctaaacctctattttcatttCTTTAGTCATAAATAATAGTATTAAACCTGATAATCAGATGAAGTTAGGAAATGGAGATAACTTGGAGGTGAAGTAAAGTTGAAAAGtgatgaattgattatgaaatgTTACGGATGATCATGTATGATACTTGGATTGAATAATCAAatgatctgagatacgagattccctgGGTAAAGAACCATGGCtcgccaccacgtgtaccaggtcaAAAACTCGACagtctgttgaccctacgatgTAAGAGTGACCGGGCACTTATAAATTATTGGGAATGGTACCCCCATTGAgcgatttgatatatatatatatatatatatatatatatatatatatatatatatatatatgagaaaaagctatgcatagactcatgaGAATGCGCATTAGGGGACAGTCCAAGTTTTAGCTAACCGGACTTATCGAGTtagcttgataaccgacagatgagactcattagccataggacaggcatgcatcatgtgcatattacttgaattacttgtttGTGCATTAACTGGGTGTGCCTAAGTGTATTAGCTatgttaaatgtatatttgCTATTTGTAGTATTTGTAACCTTCTTGTATTTACCTTTATCTGCTCATTTGTCTGTGACATGTTATCGGAGATGGAGGTATGGAGGAAAGGCAATGGGACTTAGATTCAAGACTAGGTTAAGATAGGCTTAACTACTCTTAGAGaaccaccttttatggcttctgtttaTACTTTAAGCTTTATGATATGAGTGTCGGTGTTCTacgattgcctctggcattcccaggaccttatatcttatatgTGTGGCAcatttaccatgctgagaacctctggttctcacccccATACTATgctgttatttttcagatgcaggtcgagaggcacctcCTTATTCGTCTGAGCTTCTGAAGCGAAGTGGTTATCGAGTTACTCTTTGGATTTATAtagttatgtatatatatgtacttagttTTCTCTTTGCACAACTTATTCCTTTCgatcctcttagaggtttatggagagacaatattttgtttatgtaaatttgggttttggatatgtatatatatctgtatatattctccggccagtcttgacttcgTGGGCTGAGTTatgagcttgttattttgtactTTTGGCCCTTTACTCCTACTTTTGTTATCTTATGCTTAATAGTTATAgttttcttagcacgcaagttaACTCGTTAATTGAGCATTGCACTTTTATTTTCGCGGTTTTTATTTCATCTATTCTTCAAGGTTCCtagtatattataatttttcttctattatatgtaaacattttattttagaggtcgtaataccacaccaccctGCTTTAtggcttaagcgtaaagcttagtgtggtagggtgttacattttggtatcagagcagttcattcTTATAGAGCCTGAAAGACggactgattatgcttctgtgcattctctgtatatGTGTCCatgtgctattaggatatctgaCTAATATATATGGCATAAACATTTGTGTGCATGCATTTGGAATTTAAAGCATTAGACCTgtgatattgagactgatcaacttaatatcccTCGTTTGGTGTGTATAAGGACTAGATGTTGACTCGTAGATGCGATCACGGGCGAGGTAGAGGTAGGATAGGCACCTTTACTCCTGGCCTGACAGGAAATGATCCAGTAGACTTTATGGCTGCTCTAGGAAATATGGCTGCAGCTATGCAGGCGACAGTCGAGGCACTGGGTAATTAGATAAACCAGGGTAATCACAGGAATAATAATGACGAAGAAGTCCCTATGACACTTGCGACATTTCTGAAAGTTCACCCTCTGACCTTCAGGGGAACCCCACTGATGCAGACAATTGGATTCAGGAAATAGAACATGCACTACAAGCTCAACCAGTTCCTGAAGAACAATGGGTTGAGTTTAGAACTTATCAGCTGCAAGGTGAAGCTCAGTATTGGTGGCAGGGAACACGATGTATCCTGCAGCCAGATGGCGCTGCAATTCCTTGGGAGGTCTTCTGAACAGATTTCTATAAGAAATACTTTTCTAATTCAGTCAGAAATGCCAAGGAGTTTGAATTGATGCAATTAAAGCAGGGCCAAATGATTGTTACTGAGTATACTAGCAGGTTTGAGGAGTTATGTCGCTTTTCTCATATCTGTCAAGGTGCGCCTGAAGATTTTGCTGAGTGGAAATGTATTAAATATGAGGGAGGTCTTCGGAGCGATATTCTGAGCTTTGTTACCCCAATGGAGATTAGAGTGTTTTCTGAATTGGTGAATAAGAGTAGGGTGGTTGAGGAATGTGTGAGGAAGGCAGCAGCAGAGAAAGGAAGTTTGAGGGTGCCTCTTTAGAGGACTTTAGGAAGGAACTTTGCTCCAAGAGGTAGGAATttcaagtgtggaggctttGTCCCATAGCAGAATCAAGGTCAGGGCAATTATAGAAGGCGGAATGCTAATGTTAATCAAGGAAGAAGGTTTGGAAAGCAGCCACAGTAGGATTTGAACTGTCAATGGTGCGAAAAGTATTATCCTAGAGTTCCGTGCAGATCAGGACTTGGGGTATGTTATTTCTGTGGATAGTCCGGGCACTTGGCCAATAATTGTCCGGAGAAGAAGAAGTATGAGACTGGTAGGGTACAACAGCCGGGGAGAGTGTACACCACATCTGCAGCAAgtgctgagggatctgagacactgattagaggtaactgtgaaatagctggtaaaatcttaaatgctttatttgattcaggAGCAACTCATTTATTTATTGCATTTGAAAAGGCCAATGAATTAGGATTGAGGATGGTGGTTTTAGGTTATGATTTGAAACTGCAGAATGCTACTCATGGAGCTATGGTGACTAGGTTAGGATGTCCACAAGTTCCATTTCGAGTACAACAACGTGAATTTGTGCATGATTTGATTTGTTTGTCGATGAATGGTCTTGATCTcatcttgggattggattggttatctaagaatcATGTTTTGCTTGATTGTTCTAAGAAGTCAGTACAGTTTATGTCAGAATGGTTGGAAGTGCCAATTGTGGTGAATAGTTACTATTTGAACTCTATGATAGTAAATTGTTTTGGAACTGAATGTCAGGGTATTATGTTATTAACTGTGGGAGTATTAGGTGATGATCAGAGTTTAGAGCAGATTCCAGTTGTATGTAAATTTTCAGACGTGTTTTCGAATGATATTAATGAATTTTCACCTAACCGAGTGGTTGAATTCGCGATTGAGTTGGTGCCTGGAGCCGGTCTGATTTCAATTACTCCTTACAGGATGTCACTTTTAGAAATGGTTGAACTGAAGGCTTAGCTAGAAGATCTGTTGGGTAAGCACTTCATTCGACCAAGTGTTTTTCCATGGGGAGCACCAGTGTTACTGATAAAGAAGAAGGACGGAAGTATGCGATTGTGTGTCGATTATCAGCAATTGAATAAGATTACTGTGAAGAATAAATATCCGCTACCTAAAATCGATGACCTAATGGATCAGTTACAGGGTGCCGGTGTGTTTTCTAAGATTGATCTGTGATTTGGGTATCATCAGATAAGGGTTAGAAATGAAGATATTCCAAAATCTGCCTTTAGGACGCATTATGGTCATTATGAGTATACGGTGATGTCTTTCGGGTTAACTAATGCTCCGGCAGTATTCATGGATTATATGAACAGGATTTTCCGACCGTACCTGGACAAGTTTGTtattgtcttcattgatgataTTCTTGTTTATTATAAGACTGAAGAGGAGCATGCTAATCACTTGCAAACTGTGCTGCAAATTCTGGAAGACAGGAAGTTATATGCTAAGTTATCTAAATGCGAGTtctggaagagtgaggtgaagtttctCGGCCACATAGTGAGCAAGCAAGGAATAGTTGTGGATCCTTCTAAGGT includes:
- the LOC130962765 gene encoding uncharacterized protein LOC130962765 encodes the protein MLTRRCDHGRGRGRIGTFTPGLTGNDPVDFMAALGNMAAAMQATVEGNPTDADNWIQEIEHALQAQPVPEEQWVEFRTYQLQGEAQYWWQGTRFRNAKEFELMQLKQGQMIVTEYTSRFEELCRFSHICQGAPEDFAEWKCIKYEGGLRSDILSFVTPMEIRVFSELVNKSRVVEECVRKAAAEKGRATHLFIAFEKANELGLRMVVLGYDLKLQNATHGAMVTRLGCPQVPFRVQQREFVHDLICLSMNGLDLILGLDWLSKNHVLLDCSKKSVQFMSEWLEVPIVVNSYYLNSMIVNCFGTECQGIMLLTVGVLGDDQSLEQIPVVCKFSDVFSNDINEFSPNRVVEFAIELVPGAGLISITPYRMSLLEMVELKA